Below is a genomic region from Cloeon dipterum chromosome 2, ieCloDipt1.1, whole genome shotgun sequence.
GACTGCCACTTCATCATCAAGAAGGCTAACTCGAACGTTCTTCCGAGAGCGAGGAGCGCGAGGAGGAAAAACGTCCAGAGAAAGGAACTCGCCAAATCTGTCAGGCGAACGCTtagtacataaaataatttaaatatttctacaattaatttgttaactCATTACGGACAATTTCAGGCCCATTCGTGACCAGCACAACCCCTTCGACGCGTTCCGGCAAGAGGCACCAGTGCCTGAGATTCAGTATCAACGAGTTGTGCGTGAGCTCCGAAATACTAGACAGTCTTCAGCCGAAGATCACGTTCAGTTTTGCGTAAGTTTGTTTTAAAGTCTCCCGCCGCAATTATTGATATTTACCAGGcgcttccgctgcgatttctgAGTCGTTCTTCACTCAAAATGTGttccaaaaaccaaaatcgacTCATGGAATCAccgtaaaatattaaaaattatttaaaatcattgctAACAGTTCAAGGGGATTggttggactgatttttgtcaTCAACGCACCTaagaaactattttaaaagcagaaagTACAGCAAGAGGAATGAATATTGGCAAATCACTGAGGAAAAGCCTTAATGTCCATttattggtggcttcaaacaccaAGAACCTTCGCTGATAGTgttgaattgaatatttatctgcaatttttttaattccagtgGTTCTCACAGCATTTTTCGTGATTTGAGGCAGTGCACCCTCGAAGTCCTCGATGGCAACGAGAGGCCAATCGAAACAAAAACCCTTGATCGCCCCTTTTCTAAGGTTTggtggaaatttatttgttggttATTCCTAAATaatctttttgtttatttcagtttgaaaACTCGTTGATCATCGAAAAGTACGGCGTGGGCGTCCGAAGTGTCCGGATTTTGTTCACCTTCGGCAAGGACAAAGTTCCATCTCTCGGGACGAATCAGTTTTTGTATCTTGCATCAATTTTGAAGCTCTCAATCGACAAGCACTGTGACtgttgctttaattttaatggagATATCTGCTAAGGACTGCAATATGCGTTTCTAAAACTGacgcattaatttatttaccttttaaactttaattttattgtatttgtttGTGTACGTTAGGtacttttgtaaataaaattcatatttaaatatctaaatattaattttgtctggAAAACAGATAATTGTCctcaaaaatcatcaaatttgaCCTTGACATgctttgttttgaattatatttaattcatgtaGAGAGGCTGATGATGGCAATGGCAACACCCACATAACCAGCTGATTGAAACACCAAAACAAGTTCTACCAATGCAGCCAACAGAAGTATGGTGATCTTAACTTGCCAActagacaaaaattaattaagtccAGTGGAAATGGCGATTATTCCATACCGTACTTTAGCTTCTAATTGTTAGAAGAAATTTTGGCGGTATAACTTaataaattcgataaattcaCTCGAAGGTACCACATTATAATGAACTAAGAAATTCTGTGAACAGGTGGATGTTACGTTCGACCgggattttggttttaaaaatatacatactaGATTTTTGGCCAATTTGTTTTATGTGCGTGAAATCGGAATGTTCGGCGTCGAAACAAGCAAATTCGGCTGCCAAAgagagggcgtaaccgagggaatgCAATTTATTCAGTCGCACCACGCCCCCTAAGGCAAGCATATTGTgtagtgtttcaaggtcgagcaaaaaaaacggtgccgtgatccgcccatAAGTCGTTCATATCAGTTGGAAATTTGACCAACAGATGGCATTTTTCATGCCggtttttgcttaaaattttaggatCAAACTGTACTTTATCTCCCCAAACATGGGCGTAACCAATATTAAAGTTGTTGCAATGCACAAAGGCGCGAAAAATGTCTTAGCTGATTTATCACATATCTCTGTCAGCTGCGGTCAGCTGGCATTGCTTtgtgttgaatgaaaattaaataaaattgtttgtaaacgtTTGTCAGCAACGTCAAGCAGGTCAAGTTGAGCGAAATGATGCTCAGTTTGGACTAAGAAACTCTTCGCGTTTTCACCACACAATCGCGAGACACTTTGTATTTACTTGTAGCTTCTTGATAGCGGAAAAATAGCGCAATCCAGAAAAtatccattaaatttaagaagaaatttaacattaagaatttataaaaaagggaaaataaaactcaaacaaatcaaaaaatttacttaatatttgtttcaaaaaccaaacttagtttttaattaaattgacttcGAATCGCGGAGAGCGTGAGTGCAAGCAAGCATAAGGACGGTACAACTAGGACTGGCGGACACCGCCATTTTTACAGACGGGAAAAATTCCCCtctcaattttccctttttttattaatttccagcagggacgtgcccgccggcgtttctgacgcttgcggggatgaccctgctgtttcttttttccttaattttccctttttttattaatttccagcagggacgtgcccgccggcatttctgacgcttgcggggatgaccctgctgtttcttttttccttaattttccctttttttattaatttcgagcagggacgtgcccgccggcgtttctgacgcttgcggggatgaccctgctgtttcttttttcctcaattttccctttttttattaatttccagcagggacgtgcccgccggcgtttctgacgcttgcggggatgaccctgctgtttcttttttccttaattttccctttttttattaatttccagcagggacgtgcccgccggcgtttctgacgcttgcggggatgaccctgctgtttcttttttccttaattttcccttttcttattaatttccagcagggacgtgcccgccggcgtttctgacgcttgcggggatgaccctgctgttccatTTCCCCTtacttttcccttttccttttaatttccagcagggtcatgcccgcctgtgtttttgacgcttgtgggtgtgaccctgctgtttcatttttaccttaatttccccttttctaattaatttccagcagggtcgtgcccgcctgtgtttttgacgcttgtgggtgtgaccctgctgttttccaATTCccacactgcaagtcaggggtgagaaaatgtcaatGCGCTGCATTGAGAATATCTCATCCCACCGCATGTTACTATTCATTGGGAATCAAAGGGGAGTTGTTTTCACACGTAACAGCAGTGACATGCGgtggggtgagattttctcactgcagcgcagtgacattttctcacccctgacttgcagtgcatTGCATCACAGGACCCTCATGTGAGACGTCGTAGTTGAGCGAGATGATGCTCAGTTTGGAGCCGGGACTCTGCGTTCCCGACGTCGCGATGATGCAACCTGGTGCAGCGCTTCGCCTGCCTCCTCACGCCGCGCCGCGACCCTCTCTGGCTGCAGCTCACTCCCCTCGAGGCCGTCAGTCTGATCATCGGCTTGCTGGACGTGCCGAGCATCGAGTGGCAGGTCGGCAAGATGAAACTGTTCCTGCGGAGGAGCGCTGGTCGCAGGTGGTGCAGCACCGCAGTCGCTGGTCATCCAGCGCTCGTGGAAGCGCTACAAGGCCGTCAAAGGTGAgtcaaaaagcattttattgtctAATTTGTCTAATTCGGGGTTGGCAGAGTTACTGAGGGTTCGGTGGGCGGCGCTGACCATCCAGCACGGCATCCTCTTCCTCAGACAGCGCCGCGCCGCCGTCGTCATCCAGTCGCACCTCCGCGCGGCGTCTTCACCAGAGAGGTGGCCAGCGCCCTTAGGGAAATGCGGCGCGTCGATCATTTCCTactgtcaatattttaaattttttgtttgaataaaaggaTTGTCAAATACggatcttttttatttaataaatcaagtcAGTATATTACAAGTGGATTTTTCaggcaattatttattattatgcgcatttatctttttttagttgatgcatcattttgttaaaacgCGTTTTTACGAGGCTGCGCGGACTTGCCAAATTTTGACTCGGCTAATAGTGACGCGAAGAGGAGCAGAAATGCGTGCCGACGCCTACGCAATAGTATTCGCATTTGCAGCCGCGGCGGCGCCAAGCTGTCTCCTCGCCGACGCCCGCTCACTGCCAGTGGAGAGCagggaacaaaaataaaaaatattaacacagACATagaacaaaacacaaattaaagaagagaataattaaattaaagataattaCAAAAACCAAATACTGATGAAATGGTGGAATTTATTGTATCAGTTGTAAAGAAAAAAGcctttattttccaaaataaaggCAATTCACCGTGCAAACAACGTCTCCTCCTGCTCGTTTTGGCGGTCTGTGTCCCAGTGAGGTGACGGTGAGGATCATCGCACCATCTCTCGGTGCAGCAGCCAAACGAATGACAATGAGCCAGTCCGAGGGATAAACTGCGTCGAgagggatcaaaatcaagcaaaaaattcattttattttgagagcaATAAAGCATCAtctcgttttattatttgtatacaTAACAGATACACAGTTATATAAAAAgcgagaaatttttaatttttattagaagaaataaaaattctcaagaAGCGTGTcgttgttttttccttttgtataaaaataatcacaaatGGTTACCCCAATTACCGCCAATTACAAGAACTTTAAAGcagagaataattattttttacttaaacaAAAGTTAGGATCCAGTGCGACGGACTAAACCAGTAGcccatttttgaaatttaatttaggtaTATTTTCGCTGGTTGCGGCGATATAAAGACGTTATCAGCAATCGTTTCCGTCTGTGCACGGCGCTCTGGCCGCAATAATGCACAGAGGCCTacaattaaatgtaaatttttagctcTATCAAATAATTCTCTTTCATTGTCTGTTATTACCGAATGGAATAGTGAGCCAAAAACTACCAATGAGCTTATGAAATTgatactaattttaatttaaaataaaccaaaactCTTTAGAGATACAagcaaaactttatttattgaaatatttaagttcTTATAAAGGTCAAAAAATTAGCGGAAAGGTTTTGCAGACGTGCAACTTGCTGGCTGAAAGTTAactaaattgagcaaaaagtCCTTGCTCCTCATAAACctgagaaaagagaaaatcagGCTCCAAGAACTTATCTGATTGTGAATAAAAGTTTACCTTTTTCAGGCCTTTCACTTGATCGGCCAATTTGTTATACTGCggagcaagaaaaatataatgacgatgacatttaaaataaaattattttatgcataCCTTTCAGGTTAAACCCTGACACTGACAACAATACAGAGCACACGCCAGCTCAATATTGAATTGCAAATCCGTTAGATGGCGAAACATAAgtcaatacaaaaaattcaacgagtgattacaattactcgttacacTCCTCCcccgagaaaaaataattttcaattataaaattattactgtgTCACATCATTTCAACGctgaaatttttgatcaacaaatttaaaatctcaatcTGCGAATTCGTGCTTTTCTAATGTCCGGCCCAACTCCCATCGTCTATGGTTGATGCGATTTGAAACCCTGCCCGTTCTCAATCCGACCCATGCGCGATTTCAACGGGACACTAGGCGTTCTCAGGGAACCATCCAACACAGATACGAGCAGCTTGCAACCGCAATACACTTCACAACACAAAATCCGcgaattcatgaaatttttagtcaCATTATTGGGAACAAAGTGTGAAATATGCAATTTCTCACATTACAACAGAAATATTCTGAGTACTTAATATCAATGCCAACAATTCATTCAGAAATCTGATCGGGTTCGTTCCTTGCATTTCacgaaaaattacaaaaatgttgAAAGCAATTTGTCCAGTAATGCCATGTCACGAATCAATTATGGTACTGTAAAAATAAGTGTTAATTCCTCAAAGCATTCCAATAGGAAACAAACACGTTTTGgacttgttttaatttataaactaaTATCATCGATTTGGTTGAACATAATTAAAAGAGTCAAATGTTACAGTTGATGGGactagttatttttaattacttgtaTCATATACCAATACAATTTGTTagagtgattaaaaaaaaatttgtaaaaaattcattgatgcGATCATAAGGTTCATTCTTCTTCATAGGCCAAGACCCTGTAGTTTTCACCATCAGAAACAACAATAGAGTGTCTGTAAACATAGCAGACTCCATCTATCACCTGTCAAATAATGAGTTAACTTAATAAACAACTGATTTTCCCAACTGAAGGAAATTTACCGGTCCGGAAAGTTCTTCTCCTGCGATGTTAATAGTGCCGATGTAATAGGGTGTTCCTTGTTCGGTTAAGCCAGCTATGAACTTCAGGTGTTCCGGAACTTGCTGATGTGCACGGAACGAAACATTATTTCCACCGATGAGGAAgtagtaattatttattgcaatgcCTGACGTCTTGGTTCCATCTATAACATATCCGCAGCCAAAAGCTCCTAAAATCAtcagttttataaaattaatcactttGCCtgtatagaaaaaatatagtagAGAAAAGCCGAACGCATTCATTCTTACCTGCGTAGCAGGAAACGTAGCCTGGCTGAATGTAGTGGCTGCAGTATGCGCTCATCGCTCCCATTACGTAGGACGGAACGACGTTGTTCGGGGAGCACGACACCAATTCGTCTACAGGAACTTCAGACTCGTATACATTATATAATTGCCAAATAGGTTTTTCAAACATGATGATGTTAAGACTTGATTATACAGAAGTtcgaaaacaattatttttacaaccgGAACAGGCGAGAGCTGgcaaaagaataaaagatACGAATGCTACAAGAATCGGGTGTGCCGACATATGCACCCTAGCGCCTCAGGTCAGGCGGTGGAAAGACTAACCATCCATATTGGTGCTGGAAATAGTGcgtgaaatacaaaaaataataactatagtactcatttttttactctcataaaaattacacatGTATATTAAAGACCGTATATGAtttttgagggtcgaattagttaaagtggatattttgttgacgtgcgaactttttttcccgccaaaataacATGAACttatatgcgagaactgcgcatgcgtgagagctggctggatctgtcaaagaagtcattcgtacaggcagTCTTTCTGTAAGTGCTCAGatcagctctgacgcatgcgcacttctcgaaaattgttttgtcgggaaaaaagttcgcacgtcgcgatGCACTTTTCGGTCGGAAAAACCTCCACTTTGCCTAAtgcgaccctcaagaatcgattgctgggctcagaaatttcgtcaaagacggtctttaagccAGCGCTATATTTTCATGTTAAACAGGCAATCGGAGATTTCCTGATTCGGATGCCTGACATAATTCAATAAGCCGAATATATTTGAGTGTCAAAAATGTCACTCACTAAATTCtacaaatttcttaaaaaatatttcaagaagcaacaaatttttaacttttaaaatcatgataAAACGTTCcaataattcatttcaccAATTCAATtgaactataaaaaataaagagcagTTTTTTAGTTGTTGCATGAAGTagttcttatttattttctcatacAATTAAGTTCAGGAGTAAAAGTAACTCTTCTTTTTGTTAGCATTGTTCATCTTTCATTCAAAGCCAAGACCTTGTAGTTTTCGCCATCAGAACGGATTGATACTTTGAATGCATAGCAGACTCCATCTATTACCTGccaaattagttaaaaatataccttttaataatcaataatTGATTTCTCAACTGAACAAAATTTACCGATCCGCAAATTTCTTCTGTTCCGATGTTAATAGTGCCGATGTAAATaggtttattttgtttggtaTATCCAACTCTGAACCTTAAGTTTTCCGGAACCTCCCTATGTGGACGGAAAGAAACATCACCGCCGACGAGGAAGTACTTATCTTCCTTATTTGAAACCAATCCTCTGTCTGTTGCCACCATAAAATAGGAGTCACTGAATGATcctaataaacaaaattattaatatatccGAAGAAAATTCATCAGGTTAAAAGTCGAGAGTATTGAGAAAATGCCAAACGTTCTTTCTTACCTTGGTTATAATATACGTAGCCCGGATGAGGGTAGCAGCTCAAGTCGTTGAACATTCCGACTACGTAGGACGGAATGGGGTTGTCCAGGGAGCACGGCACGAAGTCCTTAATAGGGacatttcttttattaatattatataagcGCCAATATGGCCAAAAGTTTTGAGACATGGTGCTGTCGTAAAATCCGTAAAATCGAGAGACCACTGTCACCCGTCGCTCCCAAAAATCAACAGGGGAATACCGGCGGTACACGCGGAATATAGATCTTCCAAAATCTCATAGAAGGTCAAAATCAGGCTTGCCAACATCAACccaatttataatatatcagGGGGTGgatcacggcaccgtttttagctcgaccttgagaCGCTGTACAATGCTTGCCTTATGCACAACGTTGCCATTCCGTTCTCAAGGCtgcgttgccgtgatccgcccctaGGTGTTTTAAAAAGAGTAACGCGTCctctggtcccggcaaaaaattgcgcaacgttcaacaaacacccaaattttcattgtcgaattgattgttgaccttttcttgcaacaaggaaattcgtgtttggttgttgaaagttactcaattttgccgggaccaggacacGAACGCATATCGTtataaaaagaatattttcagtattttcacAGCAGTGGattacggcaacgcaacctcgAAAACCTATCGATCGATAATGGGCAATATATCGATATTCCCCTATCCTTTTGCACGGTGCGGTATCGATGTATAGCCCGGTTAACccgatatttttaaaaacagaactttaattttacagttttccttgaaaagtttttatttttttctattttttcattaaaaatgatcaacTTGAGTGGTAATAATAATCCGTAGCTATTATGAGAGCTTAAAATTGAGTAtagttattattttgtgtttcacGCGCCATTAAGACTATTCCTCCAATCACCCGTAAAATGTAGAATAGTTACCCATTCTGCTGCACGACCTGAGGCGCTATTAGGGTTTATGATAGCCAACCCGATACTTACTACATTAATAGCTTTCATTACTCTGCCTGCTCTCGCCCGTTACGCTTGTCCAGCGTCTGTACTTCCGGGTTGACATCATCATGGCTCAAAATTTCTGGCCGTACTGGAGAATATATAATAACATCGATGATGTTCCCATGGACCAATTGGTTCCGTGCTCCCCGAACAACCCCATTCCGTCCTACGTAGTTGCATCGTTTTACTGCGGCAGCTGCTACCCTCAGCCGGGCTACGTTTACTTCTTCGGAGGTAAGAATGAACGTTTTTGGCCTTTCTACAGAAGGGAAGTGATTTTTACAACAACTGATGATTTTAGGAGCATTCTGCTCCGGATTTTTTATGGAGGGAACCGATCACTATGTCTGTATAGACAGGGATTACTACTTCCTCATCGGTGGTGATGTTTCGTTCCGTCCACATGCGGAGGTTTCGGAAAACCGGAAGTTTACAGTTGGCTAtaccaaacaaaataaaccaatttacATCGGCACTATTAACATCGCAGGAGAGGAAATATGCGGACCggtaaattttcttcaattgaGAAATTAGTTGTTTATTAAGTTATTTCACCTTTTTGCCAGGTAATAGATGGAGTCTGCTATGCGTTCAAACTAGAAATCTGTACAGATGGAGAAAACTACAAGGTCTTGGCTTTAGATGAAGAATGAACCTTATGTTCgcatcaatgaattttttacaattttaagctttactcatgaacaattttgattgtattgtgatacaaataaaaaagaactaCTACCAtcaactaaaatatttgtcttttttattatgtttaattcaattggTGAGCTTAGTAATTGCATcgtatataatttaaaacaagtcCAAATTCTTCTTGGAATGttttgaggaattttaaaattaacactttTATGACAGTGCCAGCCGGAAGGTTGAGTTATGTCAGGTATCCGAACCACTCCGTTGATAACATTCCACTTGACGTTCCTTTGACGGCTTTTGCTCACGTTTTGATGGGTTCAGCAGAGTCAAAATAAAGCCAAAGAGGTTGcgatttttacgttttcatcgGTTTTCCGGGcgtcaaaatcaattttcgattAATTGGATGGTGATCTGTTTCATCACTCATTCTTGATCGACACAATCAAGAATGAAATTCGttaataattctaaatttaaaaaaatcatatgcttacttacaattagaatttttgctaaatttcaaatcGTTAAATATTGTTACTTGACAAAAACCAAAAgatcagaaaatttcaatcataGTGTGGTTGCCATTTTTATATGCTGAACTGTTAACTTGATTGTATTATGTACaccgtttaatttaatttttaattcacgttgaaagcaaaattttagttcCAATTTGCGAGACATTAAAACCACCGGTTTCAATGGCCTTTTGGTAGCGGGCCGGCTTATTCCAAAGTTTCTCTTTCCAGTTCCccaaactgtttaaaattttaaattcagcattttgcACATATGATATTCATATAATTCCTTAAGAACCCCTCTtcaaaaaacaagttttattCCAAAGGTGCACCTTTTCCTGCTTAAATTccttttgaacatttttgcccAAGTCCAGCATTGTGGGCATCAGCATACTTTTACCTGGTCTGAATTCTTCATCAAGAAAATTGTCCGAATTAATTCTCTTAagagaaatttggaaaatgtttaaGCATTCCGGCCATCCGTATACGGCGTGAATATCTCGCATATTTCAAGAATTTCCACgaagaaataattaagattCTTCTTTCAAGCACCATGCAGTATCTGCTGAATGATTACCCTTTCTGCCGCCTGGCCTAACGAGGCGCTATGATGTAACAGCTGCACCGCATTAATGAATCATCACAAGCCAAGGTTTATGTTGGCAAACCTGATTTCGACATTGTACTTGCATTCTCTGCCTCTTCCAGTGTAATCCTACTGTCCTCCAACGTCTGCGTTCTGGATTTGACACCCTCATGgctgaaatattttggaaaataaaggCTTTTCTCTTCACAACTGATACAATAAATTCCACCATTTCATCAATATTTGGTTTTTGtaattatctttaatttaattattctcttctttaatttgtgttttgttctATGTttgtgttaatattttttatttttgttccctGCTCTCCACTGGCAGTGAGCGGGCGTCGGCGAGGAGACAGCTTGGCGCCGCCGCAGCTGCGAATACTATTGCGTAGGCTTCCGCACGCATTTCTGCTCCTCTTCGCGTCACTATTAGCCGAGTCAGAATTTGGCAAGTCCGCGCAGCCTCGTAAAAAACGcgttttaacaaaatgatgcatcaactaaaaaaagataaatgcgcataataataaataattacctGAAAAATCCACTTGTAATATATTgacttgatttattaaataaaaaagatccGTATTTGACAAtccttttattcaaacaaaaaatttaaaatattgacagtAGGAAATGATCGACGCGCCGCATTTCCCTAAGGGCGCTGGCCACCTCTCTGGCGAAGACACCGCGCGGAGGTGCGACTGGATGACGACGGCGGCGCGGCGCTGTCTGAGGAAGAGGATGCCGTGCTGGATGGTCAGCGAACCCTCGGTAACTCTGCCAACCCCGAATTAgacaaattagaaaataaaatgctttttgacTCACCTTTGACGGCCTTGTAGCGCTTCCACGAGCACTGGATGACCAGCACCTGCTACTGGCGCTCCTCCGCAGGAACAACTTCGTCTTGCCGACCTGCCACTCACTGCTCGGCACGTTCAGAGGGCCGATAATCAGACTGACAGCCTCGAGGGGATTGAGCTGCAGCCAGAGGGGGTCGCGGCGCGGCGTGAGGAGGCAGGCGTAGCGCTGCACCAGGTTGCATCATCGCGACGTCGGGAACGCAGAGTCCCGGCTCCAAACTGAGCATCATCTCGCTCAACTACGACGTCTCACATGAGGGTCCTGTGATGCAatgcactgcaagtcaggggtgagaaaatgtcactgcgctgcagtgagaaaatctcaccccacCGCAAGTCACTGCTGTTAAGTGTGAAAAACAACTCCCCTTTGAATCCCCATGAATAGTGACATGCGGTGTGATGAGATATTCTTAATGCAGCGCattgacattttctcacccctgacttgcagtgtggGAATtggaaaacagcagggtca
It encodes:
- the LOC135936853 gene encoding uncharacterized protein LOC135936853; this encodes MDHFPVEVLEQVLNKIRCVDLFPIARVSEYWTSAIEGIVKRRIFKSDVRKGKAEILDLADCHFIIKKANSNVLPRARSARRKNVQRKELAKSVRRTLSPFVTSTTPSTRSGKRHQCLRFSINELCVSSEILDSLQPKITFSFAGSHSIFRDLRQCTLEVLDGNERPIETKTLDRPFSKFENSLIIEKYGVGVRSVRILFTFGKDKVPSLGTNQFLYLASILKLSIDKHCDCCFNFNGDIC